TGTACGTGAATATTCATATCCTTGATGCTTACCAACTGCTTCTTGTTTATACGTACTTGTTTGATAGATCGGTACGTTTACAGATCCAGTTGAAGGTTCTCCTATGCGAATACCATGAATTAACTTTGTCTTTGCTCTCATTTTTTATTCCCATCCTTTGTATATGTCTTTGCTTAAATAGCGCTCACTACTATCAGGAAAAATCGTTACAATATTTGTACCTGGTGTTGCTTTCTCTGCCTCAAGTAAGCTCGCATGAAATGCTGCTCCTGAAGAGCTCCCAACGAGAAGGCCTTCTTTTTGCGCTAACTCTTTCACTCGTAAAAATGCATGTCGATCAGAAATTGTATGAATTTCATCAAAATAAGATGTTTTTAAAAATGGCGGGATGAATTCAAGACCAATCCCTTCTGTTTCATGTGAACCAGCTTTACCACCATTTAAAATAGATCCTTCTGGTTCTACAATAACCGTCTTAATATCAATGTTTTTCTCTTTTAAATAAGACGCAGTTCCCATAAACGTACCGCCAGTTCCTGCCCCTGCAACAAATATGTTAATTTCTCCATTCAATGCATCCCAAAGTTCAGGACCTAATGTTTTGAAATAAGCACGAGGGTTTGCTTCATTCGCAAACTGACTTGGAGAGTATGAATTCGGTATTTCATTTACTAATTCTTTTGCCTTTGCAATTGCGCCAGTCATTCCTTGCTCAGTCGGTGTATGCACGACCGTTGCACCTAGCGCTTTCATTAATTCTTGCTTTTCAACACTAAATTTCTCTGGTACACAAACGATGACGCGTAAATCATGTTCTAACGCTGCAAGTGCCAGTCCAATGCCAGTATTTCCAGCCGTCGGTTCAATAATTGTTCCGCCCTGGTTAACAAGCCCTTTTTCTAAGGCATCCTCGATTAACTCTCTTCCTAAACGATCCTTAACGCTTCCGCCTGGGTTGTAAAATTCAAGCTTTGCAAATAAACGGACTCCTTTCGGAAGTGAAAAACGAGTAATTTCTACGATTGGTGTATGGCCAATCAACTCATGAACTCCACGATATACATTCATCGTGTTCTCCCCCTTATTTGCCAATAAAGAAAAGGCAACTGTATGTATTTTCTTTATATGAGACAGTTGCCTTTTTGTTACATTACTTTAACTCTTCTAGTACTTTTACGATAAAGTTTGTAGAATGAAGAGCTGCTTGATCTAAAAATTGATCAAATGAAACATTTGATTCTTTACCAGCAATATCAGAAAGTGCACGAATAATAACAAACGGAACTTCATATTGGTGGCATACTTGCGCAACAGCTGCTGCTTCCATTTCTACTGCATAAAGATCTTCAAATTTATCACGAATTGCCGCAACGCGGTTCGGATCACTCATAAATGAATCGCCTGTTGCAATCATACCTTTTACAACTTGAATATTTTCTTCTGCCTGCATACATTTCTCAGCTAATGCAACTAATGCGTCATCAGCTTTAAATCCAGGCGGCATTCCTGGCACTTGACCATATTCATAGTTAAATGCTGTTACATCTACGTCATGGTGACGAACTTCTGTTGAAATAACCACATCTCCAACATTTAAAGAGTGATGGAATCCACCAGCTGAACCAGTATTAATTACTTTTTCAGGCTTATATCTTTCTAATAAAATCGTCGTTGACATCGCTGCGTTTACTTTACCAATACCAGACTTTAACAAGATTACTTCATGTCCTGCTAATAGCCCTTTCGTAAATTCACAACCTGCAACAGTTTCTGTTTCTGCTTGTTCTAGTTTGTCACGTAAAATACGTACTTCTTCTTCCATTGCTCCAATTACAGCAATTCTCAATCTAATCCCTCTTTCTATTGCTTAGTTGCCTCCATTACCCAAACGAAATGATTTAATCTCGTGAACGTTACATGGAAGCCATTGTTTTCAAAAATAGATTGCATGATAGGAATACGTGTATAGTATTCTGTTTGCAAATCGTTTGCTAACTGATGAAAACCTCTTTGTTTTGCTACTTCGACAGTTTTATCATATGCATCTTGATCTGCAAATATTGTATCAGCAAACACTATTTTACCACCTTTGTTTAGCAATTGACTATACTTCGCAATCGCTACGTCTTTTTCTTCATCTGTTAAATGATGAAATGCATAGGTGCTCACAATGGTATCAATTGAATTTGGAACTTCGAATGAAAGAAAATCACCTTCTGTAATTGAAAACTCTTGCGGCAATTTTTCTTTAGCAATAATGCGCATTTCACGTGACGGTTCTATACCGTAAACTGTACGACCAGCAAGTAATAATTTATTTGTTAAATTGCCAGTACCAACACCAAATTCTAATACGTTACCAAATGACTTGTTAACTACATCCTCTAAAATGTCCTCATAACGGGCGAAAACTTCTTTATATTGTATATCTTCACCTTGTACGAATGAGTCGTACGTATGAGCCCACTCATCAAATAAACCATTAAATTCTGTACCCATAAAAATTCCCCTTTTTCTCATCGGTTTTATCAGTATAATATGCCCTCTTTCTAAAAATGTCAATTGAAATGTACATGGCATTTCCTTCTTTTCTTTGTTACACTATAGGTGATTACATAGGAGAGGGGTCGTCTTCGTGTCATTTACCTTTGAAATGTTAGAAGATAAAGTAGAGTTTTTTGAAGCGGGAGACTTAGCTTCTTTAGAACGAAAAATTAGTGAACAAATCGATAATAATAAAGCACTTATGCTTGAGGTTCATCACATCTCGCATCAAATGGTTATGGATCCGGAAAGCAAAAGACCATATTATAGCGCGGTTGTTCATTTTAAATTAAAAAAATTACGCTAACTAAAAAAGAGAAGCTCATAAGAGCTTCTCTTTTTTAGTTTAGAGTTTGAACAAGTACTGGTTTCCAGCCTTCATTGTCTACCCAATCAATATTTACATAATATTTTTTACCTGATTGTTTATCTTGTACGTTACCGTAAGCTTTATTCTTACCGTTATTTCCGATTCTATGAATAACTAATTGCTCTACTGGAACGTCAATTGCAGCGGAAATTGCTTGATTCATCTCATTCCAATCTGCTGTACCTTTTTTAAACGTCATCGCAGGTGTTGCGCCTTGCTCTGTACCTACTGGCTTCCAAGAAGATTTCGTATAAGCATCGGTTGCCTTTGGCTGTGTTTTTTCAGCTGGTACTTTCTCGTTAGCTTTCGCTTCTTCTTCAGCTTTTTTCTGTTCTTCTTCAGCCTTTTGCTTCTCTTCTTCCTTCTTCTTAGCCTCTGCCTTCTCTTTCTCGTTCTTCTTCGTCTCTTCTTTACCTTTA
This genomic interval from Bacillus cereus contains the following:
- the mtnN gene encoding 5'-methylthioadenosine/S-adenosylhomocysteine nucleosidase translates to MRIAVIGAMEEEVRILRDKLEQAETETVAGCEFTKGLLAGHEVILLKSGIGKVNAAMSTTILLERYKPEKVINTGSAGGFHHSLNVGDVVISTEVRHHDVDVTAFNYEYGQVPGMPPGFKADDALVALAEKCMQAEENIQVVKGMIATGDSFMSDPNRVAAIRDKFEDLYAVEMEAAAVAQVCHQYEVPFVIIRALSDIAGKESNVSFDQFLDQAALHSTNFIVKVLEELK
- a CDS encoding YrzA family protein, with product MSFTFEMLEDKVEFFEAGDLASLERKISEQIDNNKALMLEVHHISHQMVMDPESKRPYYSAVVHFKLKKLR
- a CDS encoding YrrS family protein, yielding MAGGSRFQQKQQKRRQNGVLNIAIAIVLIAVAIVAYQLFVPDTKEQASSSDKKVAQQTTKENKAEKAKGKEETKKNEKEKAEAKKKEEEKQKAEEEQKKAEEEAKANEKVPAEKTQPKATDAYTKSSWKPVGTEQGATPAMTFKKGTADWNEMNQAISAAIDVPVEQLVIHRIGNNGKNKAYGNVQDKQSGKKYYVNIDWVDNEGWKPVLVQTLN
- a CDS encoding O-acetylserine dependent cystathionine beta-synthase, producing the protein MNVYRGVHELIGHTPIVEITRFSLPKGVRLFAKLEFYNPGGSVKDRLGRELIEDALEKGLVNQGGTIIEPTAGNTGIGLALAALEHDLRVIVCVPEKFSVEKQELMKALGATVVHTPTEQGMTGAIAKAKELVNEIPNSYSPSQFANEANPRAYFKTLGPELWDALNGEINIFVAGAGTGGTFMGTASYLKEKNIDIKTVIVEPEGSILNGGKAGSHETEGIGLEFIPPFLKTSYFDEIHTISDRHAFLRVKELAQKEGLLVGSSSGAAFHASLLEAEKATPGTNIVTIFPDSSERYLSKDIYKGWE
- a CDS encoding class I SAM-dependent DNA methyltransferase codes for the protein MGTEFNGLFDEWAHTYDSFVQGEDIQYKEVFARYEDILEDVVNKSFGNVLEFGVGTGNLTNKLLLAGRTVYGIEPSREMRIIAKEKLPQEFSITEGDFLSFEVPNSIDTIVSTYAFHHLTDEEKDVAIAKYSQLLNKGGKIVFADTIFADQDAYDKTVEVAKQRGFHQLANDLQTEYYTRIPIMQSIFENNGFHVTFTRLNHFVWVMEATKQ